The genomic region CCGGCGCCCTGGGCCAGCGCGGCGCCGGCCGGCCAGCCGAGCCCGGCCAGCAGGCAGGCGCCCGCCAGCACCGCCTGCGCGAGTGCCCCGGCCCGTCGTCGCGAGGCACGCCGGCGCAGGCGCGTGCCGCGCACCCGGCATCCCCGCAGGCGGCGCGCCATCTGGCTCGCGCCGCGCCGCTGCGCCGCCCCGGCTTCAGGCATGCCCGTCACCCACCTCCTCGGCGCGATGGCAGGCCACCTGCCGTCCATCGACCTGGCGCAGCGCGGGCACCTCGGCGCGGCAGCGCTCCACCGCATAGGGGCAGCGCTGATGGAACGCGCAGCCCGACGGCGGCTTGAGCGGCGACGGCAGCTCGCCCTGCAGCTTGATCTGGATCCGCCGGTCCGATTCGAAGATCGCCGGGGTCGCCGACATCAGCGCGCGCGTGTACGGGTGGCGCGGCCGCGCGTAGATCGTGGCCTTGTCGCCGAGCTCGGCCACCGCGCCGAAGTACATCACCATCACGTCGTCGGCCACGTGCTCGACCACCGACAGGTTGTGCGAGATGAACACGTAGCTGGTGCCGAACTGCTGCTGCAGGTCCATGAACAGGTTCAGGATCTGCGCCTGGATCGACACGTCGAGCGCGGACACCGGCTCGTCGGCCACCACGATCTGCGGCTCGAGGATCATCGCGCGCGCGATCGCCACGCGCTGGCGCTGGCCGCCCGAGAACATGTGCGGATAGCGCTTGGCGTGCTCGGGGCGCAGGCCCACCGTGCGCATGATCGCGGCGATCCGCGCGGCGCGCTCGGCGGCCCCGAGCGGCGTGTTGATCGCGAGCGGCTCGCCGAGCGTCTGCTCGACGGTCTTGCGCGGGTTCAGCGAGGCGAACGGGTTCTGGAACACCATCTGCACGCGCCGGCGCAGCGCGGCGACGGTCGCGCGGCTCGCGCCGGCCACGTCCTCGCCGTCGATGCGCAGGTGGCCCGCGGTGGGCGTCTCGATCATCGTCAGCTGGCGCGCGAGCGTCGATTTCCCGCAGCCCGATTCGCCGACCACGGCCAGCGTGCGGCCGCGCGCGAGCGCGAACGAGACGCCGTTGAGCGCTTTCACGGTGGCCTGGCCGAACATGCCGCGGCGCACCGAATAATGTTTCGCGAGCCCGTCGGCGACGAGCACCGCGTCGCCGCGGGCGGCTGCCGGTGGCTGAGCGTGGACTGCGTTCATCGTGTCCCTCCCGATGGCTCGATCGCTTGCAGGTTCAAGGGCTTGATGCAGCGCGCGCGCATCATGGCGTCGCCGGGCGCGAGCTCGGCGAGCGCCGGACGCGCGGCGTCGCAGGCGGCCACGGCGTAGCGGCAGCGCGGCGCGAACAGGCAGCCGGCGGGCCGGTCGTCGCGCCCCGGCACCATCCCGGGCAGCGCGGCAAGACGCTCGGCGCCCGCGTTGTGCTCCGGAATCGCCGCGAGCAGCGCCTCAGTATACGGGTGATGCGGCGCGGCGAAGATGTCGGGCACGCGGTTGGTCTCGATGATCTCGCCCGCGTACATCACCGCGACGCGCTGCGCGACCTCCGAGACCACGGCCAGATCGTGCGAGATCAGCACCAGCGCCATGCCGCGCTCCTTCTGCAGCGACACCAGCAGATCCATGATCTGGGCCTGGATCGTCACGTCCAGCGCGGTGGTCGGTTCGTCGGCGATCAGCAGCTTCGGGTTGCAGGCCACCGCCATCGCGATCATCACGCGCTGGTTCATGCCGCCCGACATCTGGTGCGGGAACGTGTCGATGCGGTTCTTCGCGTCGGGAATGCCGACCTGGTCGAGCAGCTCGAGGGCCCGACGCTTCAGCGCATCGCCGCGCAGCCCCTCGTGCAGCTTCAGCACCTCGCGGATCTGATAGCCGACCGTATAGCTGGGGTTCAGGCTCGACAGCGCGTCCTGGAACACCATCGCGATGTCCTTGCCGATGATGCGGCGGCGCTGGCGCGGGCTCGCCCGCAGCAGATCGACGCCGTTGAAGGTGAGCTCGTCGGCGCTGACGATGCCGGGCGCGTCCACCAGCCCCATCAGCGCCATCATCGTCACGCTCTTGCCGGAGCCCGATTCGCCCACCACGCCCACCACCTCGCCCGGCGCGACGCTCAGGTCGATCCGGTCGACGGCGGCGAGGCCGTTGAAATTGA from Burkholderia glumae LMG 2196 = ATCC 33617 harbors:
- a CDS encoding peptide ABC transporter ATP-binding protein, which translates into the protein MNAVHAQPPAAARGDAVLVADGLAKHYSVRRGMFGQATVKALNGVSFALARGRTLAVVGESGCGKSTLARQLTMIETPTAGHLRIDGEDVAGASRATVAALRRRVQMVFQNPFASLNPRKTVEQTLGEPLAINTPLGAAERAARIAAIMRTVGLRPEHAKRYPHMFSGGQRQRVAIARAMILEPQIVVADEPVSALDVSIQAQILNLFMDLQQQFGTSYVFISHNLSVVEHVADDVMVMYFGAVAELGDKATIYARPRHPYTRALMSATPAIFESDRRIQIKLQGELPSPLKPPSGCAFHQRCPYAVERCRAEVPALRQVDGRQVACHRAEEVGDGHA
- a CDS encoding ABC transporter ATP-binding protein yields the protein MDTLLTIRNLAVNFNGLAAVDRIDLSVAPGEVVGVVGESGSGKSVTMMALMGLVDAPGIVSADELTFNGVDLLRASPRQRRRIIGKDIAMVFQDALSSLNPSYTVGYQIREVLKLHEGLRGDALKRRALELLDQVGIPDAKNRIDTFPHQMSGGMNQRVMIAMAVACNPKLLIADEPTTALDVTIQAQIMDLLVSLQKERGMALVLISHDLAVVSEVAQRVAVMYAGEIIETNRVPDIFAAPHHPYTEALLAAIPEHNAGAERLAALPGMVPGRDDRPAGCLFAPRCRYAVAACDAARPALAELAPGDAMMRARCIKPLNLQAIEPSGGTR